A stretch of Zymoseptoria tritici IPO323 chromosome 1, whole genome shotgun sequence DNA encodes these proteins:
- the GALM2 gene encoding aldose 1-epimerase (mutarotase; aldose mutarotase; No information in KEGG about this Gene): MISSVLSVLIAAAAVAAADSPFPAFSGDPFQKYTLSANGISASFIPYGARLTSLCVHDRNGNWQDVAIGYDEGSQYLQDTLTNHTNFGSLVGRYANRIKNGTFELDGQTYHIPTNEHKGANTLHGGLIGYDQQNWTVVAQSSSSITFMHYDAADQGFPGDLLNYATYTLEDDASWTSRIVSIPLNDATPVMLSNHVYWNLGAFVDEEGETILNHTLYMPYAKRRIGTDGILVPNGELQLVAGTGLDFTKQGTTIGQNINNTLDACGSGCVGIDNAFITDRSPYAAQQDPYLEVLKLSSASTGIELTIQTNQGGIQLYSCGGQNGSIPLKQSQQHVQGQTSYLQKYGCLVIETQDWIDAINQPQWGREDFQIFSRTTEPAVSWSKFSFGLVE; encoded by the exons ATGATCTCCTCGGTGCTCTCAGTGCTCATCGCGGCTGCTGCGGTCGCCGCAGCAGACTCGCCATTCCCGGCATTCTCTGGCGATCCGTTTCAGAAATACACTCTCAGCGCGAACGGCATCTCGGCATCGTTCATCCCATATGGCGCGCGGTTGACGAGCTTGTGCGTCCACGACAGGAATGGCAACTGGCAGGACGTGGCGATTGGGTACGATGAGGGCAGCCAATATCTTCAAGACACTCTCACAAACCACACGAACTTTGGATCTCTCGTCGGACGCTATGCGAATCG CATCAAGAACGGCACATTCGAGCTCGACGGCCAGACCTACCACATCCCAACCAACGAGCACAAGGGCGCGAACACTCTGCACGGCGGCTTGATCGGCTACGACCAACAGAACTGGACCGTCGTGGCGCAAAGCTCCAGCAGCATCACGTTCATGCACTACGATGCCGCCGATCAGGGCTTCCCGGGCGACCTCCTCAACTACGCGACCTACACCCTCGAAGACGACGCTTCGTGGACTTCCCGCATTGTCTCCATCCCACTCAACGACGCCACGCCGGTCATGCTGTCCAACCACGTGTACTGGAACCTGGGCGCGTTCGTCGATGAGGAAGGCGAGACAATCCTGAACCACACTCTCTACATGCCCTACGCGAAGCGCCGAATTGGAACGGATGGTATCCTGGTTCCCAATGGCGAACTTCAGTTGGTGGCCGGCACCGGACTAGACTTCACAAAGCAAGGCACAACCATCGGCCagaacatcaacaacacacTCGACGCCTGCGGCAGCGGCTGTGTCGGTATCGACAACGCGTTCATCACCGATCGCTCGCCGTATGCTGCTCAACAGGATCCATACCTCGAAGTCCTCAAGCTCTCCTCGGCGAGCACTGGGATTGAATTGACCATCCAGACGAACCAGGGTGGTATCCAGCTGTACTCGTGTGGCGGCCAGAACGGTAGCATTCCGTTGAAGCAGAGTCAGCAGCATGTCCAGGGCCAGACGTCGTACTTGCAGAAGTATGGATGTTTGGTGATTGAGACGCAGGAT TGGATCGATGCTATTAACCAGCCTCAGTGGGGTCGTGAAGACTTCCAGATCTTCTCCCGTACTACGGAGCCTGCCGTCAGCTGGTCGAAATTCTCTTTCGGTCTTGTGGAGTAG